Sequence from the Thermoanaerobacter uzonensis DSM 18761 genome:
AAGGAGTGACTTGTTACAAAGCGATAACAAAACTTAGTAAGACCGAGGGTGGAGGCAGGGCCGAAGCCATGGATGGTGGAGGCGGGCACTTTAAGGCATGGATGCCGATTGTGCCCGGTACCCTGCCGGAACCTGAAGGTCGAGCTTTAGTTTTGTCGCTTTGGAACATCGGAGCGACGATGCAAAATATCTCCTTTGAAAATTTTTTTACTTTGTCAACAAACTGAGGGGATAGTTGTACTATCTCCTATTAAATTATGAACTCCGCTATATTGTATTATGTTTGACGTTTTGAAAATATATGAAAATGACGAAAGCATATTGACTTTTGAACAGGTTGTATTATATAATTATTTCGTAAACACGTGTTTATGATTGATTTTATTTGCATGTGCGATTTGAAGACAAAAGTATAAGTATGATCAGCAACATAACTTGAGATATTGAGATTTGAGTAAAATAAATTATGTAATAATTGAATTTTTATTTTGTTGAAATATAAGGAAATCTTTATTATAATTATAGAAACACGAATTTATAATTATCTCTTAATAAGGAGTAATGCTTATGAATAGCAAGGACATTGCAAAGATTGCAGGTGTTTCACGGAGCACAGTTTCAAGAGTAATAAACAATTATCCGAATGTTCCACCTGAGACTAAAGAAAAAGTTTTAAAGGTTATTAAAGAATATAATTATGTACCTCATGCTTCTGCAAGGATGCTAAGAGGTAAAAGATCAGAAACAATAGGGATTGTAATTGTAGATTTAAAGAGAGATATACACAAAATTTATGATAATGTTTACTTCGGACCGTTTACAACGGCTGTGATTGATTTTGCAAACCAATTAGGCTATAAAGTACTAGTTATAACTGTTTACAAAGTTAAAGATTATAAAAAAGTGAGAGAGGTATTTTATAATAAGACCATAGATGGAGCGATTTTTATTGGTATAAAAAATGATGATCCAGATATAAAAGATTTAATAGAAGCAGGATTTAAGATAGCAGTAGTTGACCAAGAAATTAGAGATGATGAGGAAGATCCTTTTAATAAAAGTATAATAGTTAACATGGATAATGTTAATGGGGCTTATGAAGCCACTAAATATTTAATTGGCTTAGGGCATACGGAAATTGCTCATATAACAGGTGATATGGAAAAACTTTCTGGATTTGCAAGATTAGAAGGATATAAGAAGGCATTGAAAGAAGCAGGTATTCCTTTTAAAAGCAGGTTAGTTGTAAAAGGTGATTTTGTTGAAGAAAGTGGTTATAAAGCCGCATATAAATTATTTAAAAAGGCAAAACCCACAGCGATTTTTGCTTCAAACGACCAGATGGCTATAGGAGCTATGCAGGCTTTAGAAGAGATGGGATATAAAGTACCTGAAGATGTTTCTATAATTGGATTTGATGATATTACAATATCCCGGTATTTAAAACCTGCTTTGACGACCATGAGTGCATCTTTATTGCAAATGGCAGAATTGGCTG
This genomic interval carries:
- a CDS encoding LacI family DNA-binding transcriptional regulator; its protein translation is MNSKDIAKIAGVSRSTVSRVINNYPNVPPETKEKVLKVIKEYNYVPHASARMLRGKRSETIGIVIVDLKRDIHKIYDNVYFGPFTTAVIDFANQLGYKVLVITVYKVKDYKKVREVFYNKTIDGAIFIGIKNDDPDIKDLIEAGFKIAVVDQEIRDDEEDPFNKSIIVNMDNVNGAYEATKYLIGLGHTEIAHITGDMEKLSGFARLEGYKKALKEAGIPFKSRLVVKGDFVEESGYKAAYKLFKKAKPTAIFASNDQMAIGAMQALEEMGYKVPEDVSIIGFDDITISRYLKPALTTMSASLLQMAELAVVNLIKSIEEELGITAKFVVPVKLVERESCKRLNISKEKEDTEYAISMRR